The Nitrospirales bacterium genome includes a window with the following:
- a CDS encoding sigma-54 dependent transcriptional regulator: MKKKILIVDDDPDIVLMLMDRLEGQGYSTVSATDGKQAIDSIELETPHLVLLDLSLPRMSGLEVLHHLFPQIHSPNPTKEYSTSSTNKESLDLPIIVMTANATIENAVEAMKTGAYDFLTKPIDFDHLEIVIKKALEREALKQQVTSLRTEVESRYNQIVGQSASIQSIVELAQRAANSDATVLLLGESGTGKELFSRSIHQWSGRRTMPFSIINCVALNETLLENELFGHEKGAFTGADSRQKGRIEEADGGTLFLDEIGDMPLTLQAKLLRLLQDHEFHRVGGNRLVKVNIRVLAATNKDLKQAVREGRFREDLYFRLNVVSLSLPPLRERPDDIVPLAEFFLDFHLREMKRPPRTFAKETISAMRSYGWPGNIRELSNAIARAVVLGTDDKIVPEQLGLGPWGVDPFQEGENLPYHDAIEQYSRHILEQALRRSNWSQTKAADLLQLQRTYLSRLLKQKEISVEPPSL, from the coding sequence ATGAAAAAGAAGATTCTGATCGTAGATGATGACCCGGATATCGTATTGATGCTGATGGACCGCTTAGAAGGCCAGGGGTACTCGACCGTTTCCGCGACCGACGGAAAACAGGCCATTGATAGCATCGAACTCGAAACTCCGCATCTTGTCCTGCTGGATCTGTCTCTTCCGCGAATGTCCGGGCTTGAAGTTCTCCATCATCTCTTCCCGCAAATACACTCGCCCAACCCGACCAAGGAATATTCAACGTCTTCCACAAACAAAGAGTCCCTCGATCTTCCCATCATCGTCATGACGGCCAACGCCACGATCGAAAATGCCGTAGAAGCCATGAAAACAGGAGCCTATGACTTTTTGACCAAACCCATTGACTTCGATCACCTTGAGATCGTCATCAAGAAAGCGCTCGAACGAGAAGCATTGAAACAACAAGTGACATCCTTACGAACAGAAGTGGAAAGCCGGTATAACCAGATCGTCGGTCAAAGTGCGAGCATTCAGTCCATCGTCGAACTCGCTCAACGGGCCGCGAATTCTGACGCAACCGTCCTGCTGTTGGGGGAAAGTGGGACCGGCAAAGAACTCTTCTCCCGTTCCATTCACCAATGGAGCGGGCGCCGGACCATGCCGTTCAGTATCATCAATTGCGTGGCGTTAAATGAGACGCTCCTCGAGAACGAGCTGTTTGGCCATGAAAAAGGGGCATTTACCGGTGCGGATTCTCGTCAAAAAGGCAGGATCGAAGAGGCCGATGGCGGGACCCTGTTCCTGGATGAAATCGGCGACATGCCGCTGACGCTACAAGCGAAACTGCTACGCCTGCTCCAGGATCATGAATTTCACCGGGTTGGTGGGAATCGTCTGGTCAAAGTGAATATTCGAGTGCTGGCCGCAACGAATAAAGACCTCAAACAAGCCGTCAGAGAAGGGCGTTTCCGGGAAGATTTGTATTTTCGTTTAAATGTCGTCAGTCTTTCCTTACCCCCCTTGCGGGAACGACCGGATGATATCGTTCCCTTGGCTGAATTTTTCCTCGACTTCCATCTCCGAGAAATGAAACGGCCACCACGAACATTCGCGAAGGAAACCATCAGTGCCATGCGAAGTTATGGATGGCCGGGGAATATCAGAGAACTAAGCAACGCCATCGCACGTGCCGTCGTCCTGGGCACGGATGATAAAATCGTGCCTGAACAGTTAGGCTTGGGGCCTTGGGGAGTTGATCCATTCCAAGAAGGTGAAAATCTTCCGTACCATGATGCGATTGAACAGTACAGTCGTCATATTCTTGAGCAAGCGCTTCGACGAAGCAACTGGAGTCAGACAAAAGCCGCCGATCTATTGCAACTTCAACGCACGTACCTTTCACGACTGCTCAAACAAAAGGAAATCTCCGTTGAGCCTCCGTCCCTTTAG
- a CDS encoding SDR family oxidoreductase, with the protein MSPDHTTHELLENRPAMPRRVALITGGARGIARGIALDLGAKQWSVAICYRTSQTEAEETKRRIEDSGGKGLAIRCDVSDPKAVRQLVRHVEESWGHIDALINGAGPYHRIDLFKETPDGWNEMLHNNLNPVFYLVQAVAPGMRARKYGRIISFGMANADKMEAQPNVTAHYIAKAGILILTRTLAKMLAPDGITVNAISPGFIDSGSAPAGELEKAITTIPAGYVGSITDTVSAVRYLLSDEARYVNGANLQISGGWGV; encoded by the coding sequence ATGAGCCCAGACCATACGACACATGAACTATTGGAGAACAGACCGGCGATGCCCCGTCGTGTCGCATTAATTACCGGAGGTGCTCGGGGAATTGCGCGTGGGATCGCCCTGGACCTGGGTGCCAAGCAGTGGTCGGTGGCCATTTGCTATCGAACAAGCCAGACAGAAGCCGAAGAGACCAAGAGGCGTATCGAAGATTCAGGCGGGAAGGGCTTGGCCATTCGTTGTGACGTATCCGACCCGAAGGCCGTACGGCAACTTGTCCGGCACGTCGAGGAATCTTGGGGGCATATCGATGCCTTAATCAACGGAGCGGGGCCATACCACCGAATCGATCTCTTCAAAGAGACGCCCGATGGATGGAATGAAATGCTACACAACAATCTCAATCCGGTATTTTACCTCGTGCAAGCTGTCGCGCCGGGTATGCGTGCCAGAAAATACGGTCGCATCATCTCATTCGGGATGGCCAACGCCGACAAAATGGAAGCGCAACCAAACGTGACCGCTCACTATATCGCCAAGGCGGGGATCCTGATCTTGACCAGAACATTGGCAAAGATGCTGGCGCCTGATGGCATCACCGTCAACGCCATTTCTCCTGGGTTTATAGATTCCGGCAGCGCACCAGCCGGAGAACTCGAGAAAGCGATCACGACGATTCCGGCCGGATATGTCGGCTCAATAACCGATACGGTTTCGGCCGTCAGGTATCTGTTATCCGATGAGGCCCGGTATGTGAATGGCGCGAATCTTCAGATTAGCGGGGGGTGGGGAGTCTGA
- the lipB gene encoding lipoyl(octanoyl) transferase LipB, whose protein sequence is MPEGRSGDDQAGERVVVKHPGRILDLASMPFETAWDHQRVLVEERIKGSCPDTLLIVEHDSVFTMGRRTKAQHWHKLTTSSLEENFPTYVIERGGSVTFHGPGQIVVYPIIRLHEYCRGPKAYVGQLQEVIVRVLAEWDISGRIREKFPGVWVKNAWASFEKIAAIGVRITKGVTMHGLALNANVDLKPFALITPCGIEGCVVTSMKECLHRRVDEEHVKARFIHHFAEVFGITWVERRTTW, encoded by the coding sequence ATGCCGGAGGGAAGGTCCGGAGATGACCAAGCGGGAGAACGGGTGGTGGTAAAGCATCCTGGTCGTATCCTTGATCTTGCCTCCATGCCTTTTGAAACCGCCTGGGACCATCAACGCGTTCTGGTTGAGGAAAGGATAAAGGGTTCTTGTCCGGACACGCTGCTCATCGTCGAGCATGATTCAGTATTTACGATGGGTCGGAGAACGAAAGCGCAACATTGGCATAAACTTACGACGTCCTCGTTAGAAGAGAATTTCCCAACCTATGTGATTGAACGAGGGGGGTCCGTTACGTTTCATGGTCCCGGACAGATTGTGGTCTATCCGATTATACGGCTCCACGAGTATTGTCGGGGACCCAAGGCTTATGTGGGCCAGTTGCAGGAGGTAATCGTTCGGGTCTTAGCCGAGTGGGACATTTCAGGCAGAATCAGAGAAAAGTTTCCAGGTGTGTGGGTGAAGAATGCGTGGGCGTCTTTTGAAAAAATCGCCGCGATTGGAGTTCGAATTACCAAAGGGGTGACGATGCATGGCCTGGCGCTCAATGCCAATGTGGACCTGAAACCGTTTGCTCTCATCACGCCGTGCGGGATCGAGGGTTGCGTCGTGACTTCGATGAAAGAATGTCTTCACCGTCGGGTTGATGAAGAACACGTCAAAGCCCGATTTATTCATCACTTTGCAGAAGTATTCGGGATCACGTGGGTGGAACGCAGAACGACATGGTGA
- a CDS encoding cytochrome-c peroxidase, whose product MAYRSCMARKYDEKRFPDTGLFFSLMFIATLSFMSPAFAEGTYELKLPLGLRQDAVVIPEDNTLTQEKIALGKLLFFDKRLSKKNSIACATCHIPSVAFTDGQPVSTGIDRLQGGRSAPTAINRLFSSAQFWDGRAPSLEDQSIGPFVNPVEHGFRNHQELVDKVKSIHGYAPLFEKAFGAAGISKETIGKAIASFQRTLLSGNSAFDRHNSAQDERALSASAQRGLSIFRGKGLCFTCHSGPNFTDEKFHNLGVDWDTDHIDLGRYAVTKKPSDIGAFKTPTLREISRTAPYMHNGRLATLRQVIDFYDQGGIDNPHKDPLAQPLKLSEAEKKDLMEFLLSLDGEGWQVAPPTDFPE is encoded by the coding sequence ATGGCATATCGGAGTTGTATGGCGAGGAAGTATGATGAAAAAAGATTCCCCGATACCGGCTTGTTCTTTTCCTTAATGTTCATCGCTACCTTAAGTTTCATGAGCCCTGCGTTTGCCGAGGGAACGTATGAGCTGAAACTTCCGTTGGGCCTCAGGCAGGATGCGGTCGTTATTCCAGAAGACAATACATTGACTCAAGAAAAAATTGCATTAGGGAAACTGCTATTCTTCGATAAACGTTTGTCCAAGAAAAACAGTATCGCCTGCGCGACGTGTCATATCCCCAGTGTCGCTTTCACGGACGGACAGCCCGTTTCAACCGGAATCGATCGCCTTCAAGGCGGGCGTAGCGCCCCGACGGCGATCAACCGGCTATTCAGTTCGGCGCAGTTTTGGGATGGTCGGGCTCCCAGTCTTGAAGATCAGTCGATCGGGCCTTTTGTCAATCCCGTCGAGCATGGGTTCAGGAACCATCAAGAACTCGTCGACAAGGTGAAAAGCATCCATGGCTACGCGCCTCTCTTTGAAAAGGCATTTGGAGCAGCAGGGATCTCCAAGGAAACGATAGGCAAAGCGATCGCCAGTTTTCAACGAACGCTATTGTCGGGAAATAGCGCATTTGACCGGCATAATTCCGCCCAGGATGAACGGGCTCTGTCCGCCAGCGCCCAAAGAGGATTGTCTATCTTTAGAGGCAAGGGGTTGTGTTTTACGTGCCATTCCGGACCAAACTTTACGGATGAAAAATTTCACAATCTAGGCGTCGACTGGGACACCGATCATATTGACCTCGGACGGTATGCGGTCACGAAGAAGCCGTCGGATATCGGCGCCTTTAAGACGCCCACGTTGCGAGAGATCTCACGAACCGCGCCGTACATGCATAATGGCCGTCTTGCGACCTTGCGGCAGGTCATCGATTTCTATGATCAGGGTGGAATCGATAATCCGCACAAGGATCCGTTAGCGCAGCCCCTGAAGTTAAGCGAGGCCGAGAAAAAAGATTTGATGGAGTTTTTGTTATCGTTAGATGGTGAGGGTTGGCAGGTAGCGCCACCGACGGATTTCCCGGAGTGA
- a CDS encoding D-sedoheptulose 7-phosphate isomerase translates to MEKQWVIDAFEASASIKRQFAEIYAEQIIEVAQVLIRAFNDTHKVLLFGNGGSATDASHIAAEFIGRYRRDRTALPAIALTTDSAALTCIANDYDYSDIFSRQVEALGRKGDIAIAISTSGNSPNVLKGVQTARERGLVTVGWTGQTGGQLMDLVDYSFQVPSTVTARIQECHITLGHVLCEIIEERLFA, encoded by the coding sequence ATGGAGAAACAGTGGGTCATCGACGCGTTTGAAGCGAGCGCCAGCATTAAACGTCAATTCGCTGAAATCTACGCCGAACAAATCATCGAGGTCGCCCAAGTCCTGATTCGCGCATTCAATGATACCCATAAAGTTCTGTTATTCGGGAACGGGGGCAGTGCTACTGATGCCTCCCACATCGCTGCAGAATTTATCGGGCGCTACAGACGTGACCGCACTGCCCTGCCGGCCATAGCCCTCACGACTGATTCTGCTGCCCTGACCTGCATCGCAAACGACTACGACTATTCGGATATTTTTTCTCGACAAGTTGAAGCACTGGGGCGAAAAGGGGATATCGCCATCGCGATCAGTACAAGTGGCAATTCTCCAAACGTCCTCAAGGGGGTTCAAACGGCCCGGGAACGAGGACTCGTCACGGTCGGCTGGACAGGACAAACGGGAGGCCAACTCATGGATCTTGTGGACTACAGCTTTCAAGTTCCGTCGACGGTCACAGCTCGAATTCAAGAATGTCACATCACACTCGGACACGTGCTCTGTGAAATCATCGAAGAGCGACTGTTTGCGTAA
- a CDS encoding TIGR04282 family arsenosugar biosynthesis glycosyltransferase codes for MEPSGNRKTRKAFHQRGGTSRREKQANTALIVFVKAPAPGYVKTRLCPPLTPDEAATLHGSLVLDTLEHTRPLVGIDRIVACAPSKQHPFFHALAARHTVQLWEQVPDDDLGQRMSHMFDAAFTQHYLKTMIIGSDLPTIDHDIIQQAVEALSKHDVVLGPAHDGGYYLIGLNCSTPGLFSEIPWSTNHVISRTQEIAETLGLTLKLLPLQRDLDTSDDLQYYIQESPKALRQRISSRTSQIFKTLNTRLVDRE; via the coding sequence ATGGAGCCGTCCGGTAATCGAAAAACGCGAAAAGCTTTTCACCAGAGAGGGGGAACGTCTCGCCGTGAGAAGCAAGCAAACACTGCGCTCATCGTGTTTGTCAAAGCCCCTGCGCCTGGCTACGTGAAAACGCGTTTATGTCCTCCGTTGACGCCTGATGAAGCCGCCACGTTACACGGCAGCTTGGTCTTAGACACGTTAGAACACACCAGGCCTCTCGTCGGCATCGACCGTATTGTCGCCTGCGCGCCTTCCAAACAGCACCCCTTCTTTCACGCCCTCGCCGCTCGTCATACTGTTCAACTGTGGGAACAGGTTCCTGATGACGATTTGGGCCAACGAATGAGCCACATGTTTGATGCGGCTTTTACACAGCATTATCTCAAAACGATGATTATCGGCAGCGATCTTCCCACGATCGATCATGACATCATTCAACAGGCCGTTGAAGCCTTATCCAAGCACGATGTCGTGCTTGGACCGGCGCACGATGGAGGGTATTATTTGATCGGCCTAAATTGTTCGACTCCGGGTTTATTTTCTGAGATTCCGTGGTCAACAAATCACGTGATCTCGCGCACCCAGGAAATCGCCGAAACACTGGGCCTGACGCTCAAGCTGCTGCCCCTTCAACGGGACTTGGATACTTCCGACGATCTGCAATACTATATCCAGGAATCCCCAAAGGCCTTGCGTCAACGTATTTCCTCTCGCACGTCACAAATTTTCAAGACACTGAACACACGGTTAGTCGATAGAGAATAA
- a CDS encoding TIGR02710 family CRISPR-associated CARF protein, with amino-acid sequence MSVDGPVKALLIAMAQNSAPTVSSLQRLSPERLCFFLPESSISLIETEVQPHLSKMPQKWDWIITPNPESFADSHRTLTESLPKMLKAWNVSPGELIIDITMATPAMAGAMILAGFPFTAKVMRLEPTYLEKLSGPDVEMVGETPGVWSQSNPWDEEALAIRQEAAGYFNQGSYRVAGRLFHRLEMRVSGSFKPLYRAYVDISDGYHHWHVFHYRQAWEKLKNGVKALDLAAAWGGPPGTNAFVKSVKENLRFLEQIVLDPSEVKTKLVHDLLAQSKRQIDQRQDVEVGARLLLRAMSACAQGRLFHTHRIKSWDVSLNDVPQSVQEQVRQRYVSEVDGKYQLPMLAQFHVLQALEDPIGSAFEKHWPQMKSLIDATDHAVLGNGFEPIKVERWRQFYEVALKVIDVEERDLPQFPSLLF; translated from the coding sequence GTGAGTGTTGATGGGCCGGTGAAAGCCCTCCTTATCGCGATGGCGCAGAACTCTGCGCCTACGGTTTCTTCCCTGCAGCGCCTGTCCCCGGAGCGTTTGTGCTTTTTTCTTCCCGAATCCAGCATCAGCTTGATTGAGACCGAGGTTCAGCCTCACCTGTCGAAAATGCCCCAGAAGTGGGATTGGATCATCACCCCGAATCCAGAAAGTTTCGCAGACTCCCACCGGACATTGACCGAATCCTTACCAAAAATGTTGAAAGCCTGGAATGTGTCGCCAGGTGAACTCATCATCGATATTACGATGGCAACCCCGGCTATGGCTGGTGCCATGATTCTGGCGGGTTTTCCCTTTACCGCTAAAGTCATGAGGCTCGAGCCGACCTATCTTGAAAAACTCTCAGGTCCCGATGTTGAAATGGTGGGAGAAACTCCTGGAGTTTGGAGTCAGAGTAATCCGTGGGATGAGGAAGCCCTCGCCATCCGTCAAGAAGCAGCGGGATATTTTAACCAGGGTTCATATCGTGTGGCTGGGCGGCTATTTCACCGGTTGGAAATGCGGGTGAGCGGGAGCTTCAAGCCTCTGTATCGAGCGTACGTCGATATCTCGGACGGGTATCACCACTGGCACGTGTTTCACTACCGGCAAGCATGGGAAAAATTGAAGAACGGGGTTAAGGCACTCGACTTGGCCGCGGCCTGGGGCGGTCCGCCAGGGACGAATGCCTTCGTGAAGTCTGTCAAAGAAAACCTCCGCTTTCTAGAGCAGATTGTCTTGGATCCCTCTGAGGTGAAAACAAAACTGGTTCATGATTTGTTGGCCCAGTCCAAGCGCCAGATTGACCAGCGTCAGGATGTGGAAGTCGGGGCTCGTCTTCTCCTTCGTGCGATGTCGGCATGTGCGCAGGGCCGTTTATTTCATACTCATCGGATCAAGAGCTGGGATGTGAGTCTTAATGACGTTCCGCAATCTGTTCAGGAACAGGTCCGGCAGCGATATGTGAGTGAAGTAGACGGAAAGTATCAGCTTCCGATGCTCGCTCAATTCCATGTGTTGCAAGCATTGGAAGATCCTATCGGAAGTGCTTTCGAGAAGCACTGGCCTCAAATGAAATCGCTTATCGATGCCACGGATCACGCCGTGTTAGGCAATGGGTTCGAGCCCATCAAGGTTGAGCGCTGGCGCCAATTCTATGAGGTAGCTTTAAAGGTAATAGACGTTGAAGAACGGGACCTTCCACAATTTCCCTCTCTATTGTTCTGA
- a CDS encoding transcriptional repressor: MLDSRAIADKLEQAGVQATAQRIAIYQYLLNEADHPTVEDIRAWIDKHFPKMSRATVYNTLNLLVRAGLVQEVRVPDTSRVMYDSNMIHHHHFLDEETDELIDVDSDLIDVQPRLTKDFHITQVQVLLRGNRRKKRP, translated from the coding sequence ATGCTTGATTCACGGGCGATAGCGGATAAACTCGAACAGGCTGGGGTGCAGGCGACAGCCCAGCGAATCGCCATCTATCAATATCTTTTGAACGAAGCTGACCACCCGACGGTCGAAGATATCAGAGCATGGATCGATAAGCATTTTCCTAAAATGAGTCGAGCGACAGTGTACAATACATTGAATCTCTTGGTCAGGGCGGGATTAGTCCAGGAGGTTCGAGTCCCCGATACTTCAAGGGTGATGTACGATTCGAACATGATCCATCATCATCATTTTCTCGACGAAGAGACGGATGAGCTTATCGATGTTGATTCCGATTTAATCGATGTTCAGCCAAGGCTGACAAAAGACTTCCACATCACACAGGTACAGGTCTTGCTTCGTGGAAACAGACGAAAAAAAAGGCCGTGA
- a CDS encoding YbgC/FadM family acyl-CoA thioesterase, with amino-acid sequence MNIRIYYEDTDCGGVVYYANYLKYFERARTNYLEERGLSVSELKKQGTEFRVTHAEVHYKSAAVYGDELDIQTALVINRRISLIFSHVIRETHSRRIVVEGSATLVGVDTQGKVKRLNPALLQELS; translated from the coding sequence ATGAATATTCGAATTTATTACGAAGACACTGATTGTGGTGGAGTGGTCTATTATGCCAATTATCTCAAGTATTTTGAGCGGGCACGGACCAACTACCTGGAAGAACGAGGTCTGTCCGTTTCGGAATTGAAGAAGCAGGGAACGGAATTCCGGGTCACGCATGCAGAAGTTCACTATAAATCCGCAGCGGTCTATGGCGATGAACTTGATATTCAGACGGCTCTTGTCATCAATCGTCGTATCTCCTTGATCTTTTCTCATGTGATTCGCGAGACTCATTCTCGTCGCATCGTGGTTGAAGGATCGGCGACATTAGTCGGCGTTGATACACAAGGAAAAGTGAAGCGCCTGAATCCCGCCTTGCTTCAGGAGTTATCTTAA
- a CDS encoding TIGR04283 family arsenosugar biosynthesis glycosyltransferase: protein MKIAVIIPALNEEATLAKTLSHVTPLGLDEIIVVDGGSQDQTPAIAESYFQTHTHITGHIISAPRGRARQMNAGGWMAQSDILVFLHADTLLPKDARRAIEHALEQHYIGGRFDVRFEPDRGYGWLISRMMNWRSRWSGICTGDQAIFVRKPIFRQLNGFSDIPLMEDIDFSYRAKRLGAIAPLREKVTTSFRRWEQNGPLRTIVHMWTLRFLYWLGISPHTLQQFYGAVR, encoded by the coding sequence ATGAAGATCGCAGTCATCATTCCAGCCTTGAACGAAGAAGCAACACTCGCGAAGACCTTATCCCATGTGACTCCACTCGGCTTGGACGAGATCATCGTCGTTGACGGCGGAAGCCAAGACCAGACTCCCGCGATTGCTGAATCGTACTTCCAGACCCACACACACATTACCGGACACATCATTTCTGCGCCGAGAGGTCGTGCACGGCAGATGAATGCTGGCGGGTGGATGGCGCAATCGGATATCCTGGTCTTCTTACATGCCGACACGCTCTTACCGAAGGACGCTCGTCGTGCGATTGAACATGCGTTGGAGCAACACTACATCGGTGGTCGCTTTGACGTCCGGTTCGAGCCGGATCGTGGGTACGGTTGGCTCATCAGCCGGATGATGAATTGGCGCTCCCGTTGGAGTGGCATCTGCACCGGAGATCAAGCCATTTTTGTGCGGAAGCCTATTTTCCGGCAACTCAATGGCTTCTCCGACATTCCACTGATGGAAGACATCGACTTCAGTTATCGTGCGAAACGACTCGGGGCCATCGCTCCACTTCGTGAGAAGGTGACGACCTCGTTTCGCCGATGGGAGCAAAACGGTCCTCTTCGGACGATTGTTCATATGTGGACGTTGAGGTTTTTGTATTGGCTGGGAATCAGTCCTCACACCCTGCAACAATTTTATGGAGCCGTCCGGTAA
- a CDS encoding ATP-binding protein — translation MSLRTKLILFISLIIIGVCTGLSWYFVNQQTQSMEQALRKTGTILVNSLAHNGRYGLITQDKVSLSQVVAGALSVQDVVYVVITGPQGEWLIAKSKGMLNAIDRFTRSADHPLYPNHVFENSALTSTGDRPIITIFRAQDQRLQMPANRGKAGSMPTEVFVPGETLYDFALPVKRDVNSSPQFDPLTLEAQESSLSGESVDQTPEVYGVIQVGLTKSHMLQTVDTMIWNVSVMTILIIIVGIVFTMMLANRIITPIRKLAKMAKEIASGNLHTSVIPRSRDEIGQLTKSINDMTVSLKQREQAISTYVETITRQVSQLSTINQTTAVISSNLDVDRLWTTVLNLLVENLSYARMILVYYKPEEQVSVVSQITGVSEQMEALVKKIEIPVHDDGGISSDLLIKGIPVLVQDIETVADRLYPAVLKVCREIGVQSFMAAPLKSQDRIFGYLGTDCGDKPCKQEDLDVLMTIANHVAVAIDNARAYQHLGQFNQMLEERVQERTEALQQANERLREHDRLKSMFVSIASHELRTPMTSMKGLVDNMLDGLTGTLTERQSFYLSRVKRNLERLTRMSNDLLDLSKIDAGVMQLSCTSFSVEELAQEVVEVLQPVAKQTSLNLIFDQESPLPKILGDRDKLDQVLTNLINNAMKFSDPGSRVEIGGRFRSDEMVEFCVSDSGCGIPLDEIPHIFERFYRGESVAVEASGSGLGLAISKSLIELHGGKIWVESKVGEGSRFFFTLPVVPTVSIGWSKRG, via the coding sequence TTGAGTCTTCGAACCAAACTCATCCTGTTTATCAGTTTAATCATTATCGGGGTGTGCACGGGATTGAGTTGGTATTTCGTCAATCAACAAACGCAATCGATGGAACAAGCATTAAGGAAAACCGGAACCATCCTGGTCAACAGCCTTGCGCATAATGGTCGGTATGGGTTGATTACGCAGGATAAGGTGTCTTTGAGTCAAGTCGTGGCAGGTGCGCTATCGGTTCAGGATGTCGTGTATGTGGTGATTACGGGGCCCCAGGGCGAGTGGTTGATCGCCAAGAGTAAAGGGATGTTGAACGCAATCGACCGTTTCACGAGGTCTGCCGATCATCCATTATACCCGAATCATGTGTTTGAAAACTCCGCTTTGACGAGTACTGGCGATCGTCCCATCATCACGATTTTTCGCGCACAAGATCAGCGGCTGCAGATGCCCGCAAACCGTGGCAAGGCTGGATCGATGCCAACAGAGGTGTTTGTTCCAGGGGAAACTCTGTATGACTTTGCGCTCCCTGTGAAACGGGACGTCAATTCTTCTCCCCAATTTGATCCCTTAACATTGGAAGCTCAAGAATCCTCTCTTTCCGGCGAAAGCGTTGATCAGACCCCTGAAGTGTATGGTGTGATACAGGTCGGCCTGACGAAATCGCACATGTTACAAACGGTCGATACGATGATTTGGAATGTTTCGGTCATGACGATCCTGATCATCATCGTCGGTATCGTGTTTACGATGATGTTAGCCAATCGGATCATTACCCCGATCCGGAAGTTGGCTAAAATGGCCAAGGAAATTGCCTCAGGGAATCTGCACACGTCCGTCATTCCACGATCTCGGGATGAAATCGGGCAATTGACCAAGAGCATCAATGATATGACCGTGTCGTTGAAGCAACGCGAACAGGCGATTTCCACCTATGTCGAGACGATCACGAGGCAGGTTTCACAGCTCTCAACGATCAATCAAACGACAGCAGTCATTTCTTCGAATTTGGATGTTGATCGTCTGTGGACCACAGTCCTGAATCTCTTGGTGGAAAACTTGAGCTATGCTCGAATGATTCTCGTCTACTATAAACCGGAGGAACAGGTGAGTGTCGTCTCCCAAATAACCGGTGTGTCAGAGCAGATGGAAGCGTTAGTGAAGAAGATTGAAATTCCAGTACACGACGATGGCGGGATTAGCAGTGATCTGTTGATCAAAGGAATTCCTGTATTGGTACAGGATATCGAGACTGTGGCTGACCGGTTGTATCCTGCCGTCTTGAAAGTCTGCCGAGAAATTGGGGTCCAATCGTTCATGGCTGCCCCATTAAAAAGTCAGGATCGTATCTTTGGATACCTTGGGACTGACTGTGGCGATAAGCCCTGCAAACAAGAAGATTTAGATGTTCTGATGACTATTGCCAACCATGTGGCCGTTGCCATCGATAATGCCCGTGCTTACCAACATTTGGGCCAATTCAACCAGATGCTCGAAGAACGAGTCCAGGAAAGAACGGAAGCCTTGCAGCAGGCCAACGAACGACTTCGGGAACATGACCGTTTGAAGTCGATGTTCGTATCCATTGCTTCCCATGAGCTTCGGACGCCGATGACATCGATGAAAGGGCTAGTCGACAATATGTTGGATGGTCTCACCGGAACATTAACTGAACGGCAATCCTTTTATCTGTCCCGTGTGAAACGGAATCTCGAGCGATTAACGCGTATGAGTAATGATCTTCTCGATTTATCGAAGATTGACGCCGGAGTGATGCAACTCAGTTGCACATCGTTTTCTGTCGAAGAATTGGCGCAGGAAGTCGTCGAGGTCTTGCAACCGGTGGCAAAGCAAACTTCATTAAATCTGATTTTTGACCAGGAATCCCCCCTACCGAAGATCTTGGGGGATCGCGATAAACTCGATCAGGTCCTGACCAATCTCATCAATAACGCCATGAAGTTTTCTGATCCTGGCTCAAGGGTCGAAATTGGGGGCAGGTTTCGCAGTGATGAAATGGTGGAGTTCTGCGTCAGTGACTCCGGTTGCGGAATTCCCTTGGATGAAATTCCTCACATTTTTGAGCGATTCTACCGCGGGGAATCCGTGGCCGTCGAAGCCAGCGGGTCGGGGTTAGGCCTTGCGATTTCGAAAAGCCTGATCGAACTCCATGGAGGCAAGATCTGGGTGGAAAGTAAAGTCGGGGAGGGCAGCCGTTTCTTTTTTACGTTGCCCGTCGTTCCGACTGTTTCGATTGGCTGGTCGAAACGAGGCTAA